From the Vibrio ziniensis genome, the window TGTCACTTTGCTGGTCGTAATTGGGCAGATTATGCTGGGGGGATGGACATCATCAAACTACGCCGCTTTGATGTGCAGTAGTCTGCCGATCTGCGAAGGTAATTGGACCAATTACCTAGATTTCAAAACCGCATTTACTTTGATTCATCATGGCCATGAGAGCTATGAATTTGGCGTGTTGGAATACGCGCCAAGGCTAACCATTCATGTATCACACCGTTTCGGTGCTATTTTTACCATCTTCTCCGTATCGCTGCTGGCGCTTTTGTTATGGAAAAAAGCGCTGTTTTCGTTAGCGAAAATGTTGCTCGGCGCGCTATCTGTTCAAATTCTTCTTGGCATCAGTAATGTGGTATTTAATCTGCCTTTGATGATTGCAGTGCTGCACAACTTGGGCGCAGCACTACTGATGATTGCAGTCTTGAAATGCAATTATGCTTTGTTCTCTTATGAACGAGTCGCTTCTGCGGCGACTACTTCACCAGTGAGTTTAGAACAGACTTCACTAGCCAAATCCTCTTCGTTTGAATACCAAAAAAGCGCTACAAAACTCAGTATAAGGAAGGTATCTCATGAGTAAGTCAGCCTCATTTACATCTGCCAACTCAGTTGCCGCTGCTCGATCAGATATCACCGTCGCTCCCGCCCGCTGGCGAATATATTGGACTCTGACTAAACCTAAGGTTGTTGCACTGATGTTACTGACCGCTTTAGTTGGAATGTGTTTGGCACAGCAAGCTGCGTTGCCATTACAAGAAGTCGTATTGGGATTATCAGGAATCGGTTTGATGGCTGGATCAGCAGCGGCATACAATCACCTGATTGACCGACGTATCGATGCCATTATGGCGCGAACCTATCGCCGACCATTGCCTTCTGGTGAAATCCAAGCTTATAAAGTATTCGCTTTTGCTACTGCTATCGGTATCGCTGGTTTTGCCACTCTTTATTTGGGTGTAAATGCATTAACCGCATGGCTAACGTTCGCTAGTTTATTGGGTTATGCATTGGTTTATACGGTTTATCTCAAACGAGCAACACCACAAAACATTGTTATCGCGGGTTTAGCCGGAGCTATGCCGCCATTGTTAGGTTGGACAGCCATAACTAATGAACTGCATGGACATGCGTGGCTGCTTGTCATGATCATCTTCATTTGGACCCCTCCTCATTTCTGGGCTTTGGCGATACATCGCAAAGACGATTATGCCAAGGCTGATATTCCGATGTTGCCCGTCACCCATGGGGTTGAGTACACCAAAACATCGATTTTGCTTTATACGTTTCTGCTGGCGATTGTGTGCTTATTACCGGTTTTGGTTGGAATGAGTGGGGTGCTGTATTTTGTCGCTTCAACCATTTTGAGCTTAGGCTTCATCTACTCGGCGTGGATTTTAAAGTATCGTTCGGACGAGCAGTCAGCCATTACCACCTTCAAATATTCAATCTACCATTTGATGATGTTGTTTATTGCGCTGCTGCTCGACCACTATTTCGTGTAACGTTTGAAATCTAAGAGGCGGAATTTAAAAAGTTTTGTACTGCAGGCTCTGCCTTGATTTCTACTTCAAGTTGTTCCCACCATTTCACAGACTGGAATGACTCATTAAGAGGCATACGTTGACCAATAACTGGTGTCACCAAGTCTATACCTAACGAGCGAGCAAGATTAGAGGCTTTCTCCAAAGGCTCATACCAACGGTGCATCGACAAATCGAAGGTACTGTTATGAATTGGCATCATTACATTACCTTTAAGATCGATGTGTGCCTGAATGCTTTCGCGTGGGAACATGTGAACTTCAGACCAAAGCTTGTTATAAGCACCTGTCTCGATCATGGTTAAATCGAAAGGTCCGTATTTGTCGCCAATCTCTTTAAACCCGCTGAAATAGCCAGAGTCACTACTAAAGAAAATCGACTTTTCGCTGCTACGAATAACCCAGCTACCCCAAAGAGTCTGATTGCGGTCGGTCAAACCGCGACCTGAAAAATGCTGGGTAGGTGTGAATGCAAACTCGATAGAACCTCGGCTAGCACTATCCCACCAGCGAAACTCTTGGATTTTACTAGCTGGGACGCCCCATTTTTCTAGTAAAGCACCAACTTTAAGTGGCACTAGGAAGTGTTCTACTTTTTTAGCTAGTTTTTTTACTGCGGCTTTATCTAAATGGTCATAGTGATCGTGGCTTATCAATACCACATCGATTGTTGGCAACTCTTCAATCGAAATTGGTGGCTGGTGAAAACGTTTTGGTCCTGCCCATTGCACAGGTGAAGCTCGGTCACTGAATACAGGGTCTGTTAACACCCATTGATTGTCCAATTTCATTAAAATAGAAGAGTGACCTAAGCGGTAAACTACGTCTTCTTTTTCTATTTCTAACTGTTCACTAGTGATACTTTGCACCGGAATCGGCTTTTTGGGCACTGTATCCTCATGTTTTTCAGTTAGATAAGCCCAAGAGATAGCTAAGAAATCACGAATGCTGTTTTTGTTATCCACTTCGTGGTTAGCAAATTTGCCATCAAGCACTGCTGTATCTGAGACTCGATTGTTTTCAACTTGATTCATTCTCTTTCTCCTGTATCCAAGTGAGAGGTTCCCTTACTTTTGAGTTCTATGATCGGATAGATTCATGAAGCGTTTGTGACGTTTCGTAGAACTTTTAAAGTAAACTATACGGTGTAGTTTACGTAATTTTAATGAAAAGTAAACTGATTAGTGTAATATTGGCGTCAGAATTGTTTTTCAAGACCAATGCAGAACACAGTGATGAAAAAAACTCGAAGTGAATTAAAACGTGAAGCGATATTGTTAGCTGCCAAAGAGGCTTTCCGAGAATTCGGGGCGCAGAACACCAGCATGGATAAGATTGCGGCATTAGCGCAGGTTTCTAAGCGTACGGTATATAACCACTTTTCATCCAAAGAAGTTCTAATCATGACTTTGCTGGCTGACTTGTGGAGTGCGACAGCGAATTTAGTCGATTCAGAGTTATTAGTTGCGTTGCCGATGGAAGAGCAGCTAGAACAATTGCTTTACAGTGAAATAGAAATTCTTTCCTCAAACGAATACATAGATCTCGCTCGTGTAGTTATTGGATACTACCTGTATCGCCCAGATGAGTTGCTTGAACAATCAGAGCAAATGGCGAAAAAAGAGAGTCAAATATTCAGTTGGCTTAAGCATCAGGTGAGCCTGAAAAATCTTGTTATTCAGGATGTTGAACTGGCTAATGGTCAGCTACACAGCTTGGTTAAAGGGGGATGTTTCTGGCCACAAGTGATGGGTATCCAAGCCAGTCTGTCAGAGCAAGAGAAGCGCTATTTGGCTAAGCAAAACACCCAGTTTTTTATCAGTCACTACGGGTGTAAAAAATAAATTACACATCATCTATTTTGTAAATATTTCCATCATATTGCATTTTATTGAAAATAATGGTTGCGCAACTCGGTCTGAGTAGATTAAGTTACGGACTGAGGAAACGAGACTGCCAAAGGATTTGCTATTAACCGTTCAATAGCCCCTGCAGCGAAGCAATATAGGAAGAAGTAAGCGATGTATCAAACCGATGATGTAAATATTAAACGTATTAAAGAACTATTACCCCCAGTTGCAGTACTAGAAAAATTTCCAGCGACTGATGTTGCTTCTTCAACAACTTTTCAAGCACGCCAAGCGATTCATAACATTTTAAATAATGAAGATGACAGACTACTTGTTATCGTTGGTCCTTGCTCTATTCATGATCCTGAAGCTGCGATCGAATATGGTAAACGCTTGAAGAAACTGCGCGATGAGCTCAGTGGTCAGCTTGAAGTTGTTATGCGTGTTTATTTTGAAAAACCACGTACAACAGTAGGTTGGAAAGGTCTTATCAACGACCCTTACCTAAACGACACGTACAAGATTAATGACGGTTTACGCATGGGTCGCAAGCTATTGCTTGATTTAACAGACATGGGTATGCCTACTGCGAGTGAGTTCTTAGACATGATCACTCCGCAATATGTTGCTGACTTAATTAGTTGGGGCGCTATCGGTGCTCGTACAACTGAATCACAAGTACACCGTGAATTGGCTTCTGGTATTTCATGCCCAGTGGGTTTCAAAAACGGTACAGATGGCAACATCAAGATTGCTTCTGATGCGATCCGCTCTGCTGAGTCTTCACATCACTTTTTGTCAGTAACTAAGTTTGGTCACTCAGCGATTGTAGAGACGGCAGGTAACCCTGATTGCCATATCATTCTTCGTGGTGGTAAAGAGCCAAACTACAGTGCAGAACATGTCAGTGACATTAAAAATCAGTTAGAAGCTTCGGGCTTGCGTCAAAAAGTGATGATTGATTTCAGTCACGCAAACAGCTCTAAACAATACCAACGTCAGATGGTTGTAAGCGAGGATGTAAGCGCACAAATCGCTGGTGGTGAACACGCAATTTTTGGCGTAATGATTGAGTCACACCTTGTTGAAGGTCGCCAAGACCTTGTTGACGGTAAAGCGCCAACTTACGGTCAATCAATCACTGATGCGTGTATTGGCTGGAACGATACAGAGACAGTATTACGCCAACTTGCCGATGCAGTAGAAAAGCGTCGTAAAGGCTAATCAACGCTAAGTAAAAAGGCTCTCAATTTGAGAGCCTTTTTTGATCTTATTTTTCAGCCATGATTGAAAAAATAACCTTATGACTGAATTGCTAGCTGATGTCGTTCAATTTCTTTCAATGTTCTCAGATACACCCACCAAGCCGTGCTACCCGCTAATAGATTTCCGATAAATGCTCCGATAAAAAGACCTTGTAAACCGCCCAGCTGAGATCCAATCCATAGGCACGGAAGGAAGAAAACAAACAATCTCAAAGCTGAAACAGTTAATGCAATATAGGATTTTCCTAACGCGTTCGATACGGACACCATCAACATGCAAACTCCAAGAGAACCTAGGCTCAGAGGGACAATCATCAAGTGCCAGTTCAAAATGGATTCAACGCTCTTTTCACTGGTCATGAGTGATGCCAATGGTGTCGACAGCGCGATAGCGACAAGCGCAATAGCGAGTTGGAAAATAAGAATAAAGCGAATGGCAATGTTTACTAGTTTTCGGATATCTGCAAGTTTGCCTGCTCCCAACATTCTGCCGATCATTGGTGGCATAGACATGGTTAATGCTAACACCGCGACAATGGCAAAGAACTCAAAGCGAGACCCTAATGCCCAAGCTGCGACTGCGGTTGCGCCAAAGCTTGCCAATAGTTTTGTTGCTAGCATAGAAGAAAGTGGTGGCAAAAGTTGGCTTAACATTGCTGGACCCATGATATGACCGATGGATTTTACGCTTGCGACAATATCCAAATCTTGCCATTCGTAACTAATCCAGTGTTTGCCAGAAACTTTTGGCATCACTACGGCTATGCCAATACCAAATGCAAGTATGGTTGCAATAGCCGCACCATTGATGCCGAGATCAAATACAAAGATAAACAGAGGATCCAAAATCAAGTTCAGTAAGCTGGTCACCATCATCATAGTTCCGGGCAACATGGTGTTGCCATTGGCTCGGCACACGCTGTAAAGGAAATACAGAACTGCGCCTGTCCAAGCACTAATCGCCCACCATACCCAGTAGACATCAATTATCGAATAGATGGTTTCTGGTGCGTCAAGCAAGGAAAGAATAGGGTAGCGCAACAAGTAGATGATCAAACCAAACAGAGCCACGCAGCTGCTGCCCATCGCTAAAACTAAGCCGCCAAGCTGTTTCGCGTAGCGTGTTTTTTCTTCACCCAAAGCTTTGGATATAACAGCGGTTGTTGCTATACCTAGTCCGACTTGTACACCAATGATCACCATTTGCAAAGGCATGGTGAAACCTTGTGTGGCGAGTGGAAGAATGCCAAGTTGACCGATAAATGCACTGTCGACTAACTGGAAACTCATCAGTGACAAGACGCCAAAAAGCATCGGCCAAGTCATTTGAAATAGCTGATTGGATAATGATGGAGGATTCATTCGCGAATTATTATCTTCATTGTTTTGAGAATGTTATTGGCGGTTATTATGGGCGAAGGAATTCACGATTGGTACCTTAAAAGCAAACAAATGCTCAGATCCGCTGTAGCATCAACCAAAAGCGCCTCATTTGAGACGCTTTCTTTAAGAGTTTCAGTTGCTATAAACGTCTAAACTGTTTGACTAAAGCACCCTGTGAATCAAGGTTTGTTACCAACGCTTTGCACTGTTTGTGTGTGTCATTGGCGAGTAGGAGAGTGGCTGTTGAGCCATCACTGATTGATTGTACACTGGCGTTCATACTTTCCGTAACACGAGCCATTTCATCAACCGCAGTTGCTATGTGTTCATTTCGCTGTGCAATATCAGCCATTTGTGCCAGCAAGGCTTTTAGTTTGTCACCCGAATGATTGGCACTATTCACACAGTTTTGTGACAGCACATTGCCATGACTTATAGTATCTACGGCTTCACGAGTGCTGTTTTGGATCGACTGAACTATGTTCTGAATCTCTTCGCTGGATTCTGAGCTACGTTGTGCGAGTTTACGTACTTCATCGGCTACAACGGCAAAACCTCGACCCTGTTCACCGGCTCGCGCTGCTTCTATAGCCGCGTTTAAGGCAAGTAGGTTGGTTTGCTCAGAAACACTTTGAATCACTTCGATAACCTGACCGATAGTCGCACTTTGTGCCGAAAGCTTCTCAATCACGCTTGTCGCTGAGTCTAGTTGTTTTGCTAGCTGCACAATTGAGTTGACCGTGTCAGCTACGGAATCCACACCTTCATTCGCTGCGGTTTGTGCGTTGTTAGCCACAGCTGATGCCGCTTGAGCGTTATTGGCAATTTCATTCGCTGTTGAATTCATCTCAGTAATGGCTGTAGCAACTTGCTCTGTTTCACGAGCCTGACCATCAAGGTTGTCAGCCGTATGATTGCAGTTCGTTGACGATGCTTTCGCGGCTTCTACAAGTTGAAGGTTCGAGTCTTGAATTCGTCCAACAACTGCGTTCAGCTCAGACTGGCGCATTTTTAGAGCAAGCTGTATTTCGGAGATATCATCAATACGCTTGTTATAAACAAGCTCCATTAGTGGGTTATCAAATACTTTACGTGCAGTCTCTGCCACTTTCTCTAAACGGCGCGTCAATACGTAACTGGTGATTACGCTCAAAAAGAACATTACCGGTACGCCAAAACCAGATAGGAAATAGTTAACAGCAGCAGAAATGATTGCAGCTCCAATAAAACCGACAGTCATGCGTTGCCATAAGCGAGTTCTCGGCATCTTTAGTTGCCAAGGCGTTTTATTTGCGCGGATCTGCGCATACACTTTTTCGGCGTTTTCAACATGTTCACGATTTGGAGATAAGCGAACAGATTGGTATTCAATGGTTTTGCCATTTTCTATAATTGGAGAAGCAAAAGCATCTACCCAATAGTGATCACCAGATTTGGTTCTGTTCTTTACGATCCCCATCCATGAATGTCCCTTTTTTAAATGAGACCACATATCTTGGAACGCAGCTTCTGGCATATCAGGATGGCGAACAAGGTTGTGAGGTTGGCCGACCATCTCTTCTAAACGGTATCCAGCAACTTTGCAAAATTCGTCACTCGCATAAGTAATATGGCTGCTAGGTTTAGTGATCGACAGTAGATTGTAATGAGGAGGGTAAAGGACTTCTTTTTGTGTAATTGGTTGATTAATACGCATTGTAATGAACACCCTAAAAAATCGAAAAACGGATACCGAGCCTTTGACGAGGTTTGAAGCTAAAAGACGTCACGTACTGTGATTGTTATAGGGCTTATGATTATTATTTAGAAAGTTTATACCCATCTGGTATTGGAATTGCAATCATCAAACGGGATGGCGTGTTAAAACGAGAACTGTCTCACCAAATCTGTAGTACTGGTCTGACATCAACTGAAAAGGAAGTCAGACAACAGGAGAAAGAACTACGGAGAGCGGAAGGTTGTTAATCGATATAAGTCCATGACACCGCACCATCAAAATGACGAATCTTGATGGTGGTGAGGATAGTTGGATTGAACATGCGGTAGTTGACAGCGACTCTTTCGCTGTTTGACTTGTTAGCGGACGAATAATGGGTAATACAGCCGCAGTTGGTGCAGTGATGGAAGATAATATCTTTGTCACCCCAGCTGTAATCACCTACATTATTTTCTTTGGTAATGATCTTAACTTCAGAATCTTTGAAATATCCCCAAATGGCAGCGTAACGTGAGCAAATCGAGCAATTACATTCGGTGGCTGTTTTTGAAAGATGAGGGATCTTCAAAGTGATATTCCCACAATGGCAATGACCAGTAAGTATGTCTTCGCTATTCAAATGGTCCATCTTTTCCCTTTATTCACGCATGTCCAATTCATTATGAATAAGCGTAATACATTGCGAAGCAAACAGCATCTTAGGCCCTAAACTCAACTTCTCGACACCAAGGCGTTTTAGGGAGTTGCCTGTTTTTTTCGGCATAGGAATATGATCGGTAAGTAAAAAGCAAGGATTTGGGCCAATCTCGATGGTACGAATGGATTCGCCTTTCTTGTCCATCATGTACATAGAATGGGAATCAGCAAGCTTCGTTACCAGAGCTTCAAAGCTAATCGTCTGTACAGTTAAACCTGCTTGCACTTCACGTATTTGTTCTTTAGTCATACCCAAAGACTTGTCTAATGCTTTGACTAGCAGAGCAATTAATGCGGATTCGTGGAAACCACCGATATCACTGATGGTGTTGGCATCGATAGTAATGGTACGAGAGAAATCTTGAGTACTTTCCAGCACCAAGTGAATGACTGCATCTTCACGGTGTGATTGAGCGGTAAAAATTGCGTTCATAATACCGTGTGCAAGAATTTCAGCATGAGCTTTACCGCCTACTTCTGCTTGCAGTTTTTGACTATCGGTTGGGGCTGAACGTGCTCTGAGAACGAAAGTACGCATTGGGTTCCTCTAATGTGTAACGAATTTAGGAGACAACAAAAACACAAAAGGCCGCATAAAGCGACCTTTTCACGTCAATCCGAAGATTGTAATCAAGCTTAGATAACAGTTACGTTAGCAGCTTGTGGGCCTTTTTGACCGTTTTCAACAGTGAAAGAAACCTTTTGGCCTTCTTTCAGAGTTTTGAAACCTTCTGCAGTGATTGCACGGAAGTGTACGAATACGTCTGCGCCGCCGTTATCTTGAGCGATGAAACCAAAACCTTTAGTTTCGTTAAACCATTTAACGGTACCAGTAGTGTTAGACATGATGTCTCCAAATCTTTAAAAAATTAATCTATTTAGCCAAAAGAAGGCGCTTATTACTTAGGTGACGTTTGAACAAAATGCTTCTACATATAACTGGCTAAACGCTAGTACCGGAAGGTTTCCTTCGCACAACCTATCGAGCGTGAATCGATTGGACGCGCGAATCATAACGCAAGTGCCCGTAATAAACTAGCGAATATTTCAAATAAAGTGAAAGCACGCACATTCAAACGAAAACACCATAAGTTTAGACCATATTTATTTAAATTTTGTTGCTCTGTAAACCTATGGGTTCACGTTTTTAGGGATAGGTTGACGTTGATTCAAAAACTTGTGTGGAAAATAGCGTCTGTTGTGTTCTATAGGAGGTATTGAGCACAACAGAACTATGATTTTCCATCACCTCAACGAGGTCTCGAGACTTCGTCTACTAAGTAGAGGATAGACTGATAAGTAATTCCACTGTGGTGCGATAAACCGATCTCACAGGTTCGGCTGTCACTAAAACCTCGAGTACAGCCTTCTGGTACTTGCTCTTTTAATGGATGAACAGCGGCAGCGTTAAGTTCCGGTGTGGTAAACCCTTTGTCTCCTGCCCATCCGCAACATTCAATATGTTCTGGGACAATAACAGTGTTCACACACGCTTTCGCAAGATTTGTCATCGCGTTGGTCAAACCCATGCGGCGGGAACTGCAGGTAACGTGTAGCATCACCGTTTCCTGTTTTGGTGTGATGGACAAATGCTCCAACAAATATTGGCTAACAAAACCTGTGGGTTCGTAAACTTTCAATGGTTTGCTAAACAGCTCAAGACTACGCTTAGCACAAGGGCTGGTATCCATGAGTACCGGATATTGACCATATTGAGTGGCTTTCCATAGCACTTCTTCAAGTTGGTGAGCTTTGTCTTTGGCAATATCGTTCATTCCTTTGCTGTCATAAGGCATACCGCAGCATTGCTGGTTAAGTTCGTCAGGGAGGACTACCTCATACCCAGCTTTATTCAGAATAGATAGAGTAACTTCAGTTAATGGTCGTTGATCTGCTGCATCCGATTGTTGTCCCATGCTGCGACTAGCGCAGGATGGCATATAAACCACTTTCTTTTCTCGTTGAGGAAGATCACCCGCAGCTTTGGCAAGGGGATATCCATTGCTTAGAGGCATTTCAGCTAGCCAAACTGGTGTTTTCCCGCGAGTCAGTTTTCGCGTTCCATCCACGATACTCTTTACTGATTTCTCACCTAGGATATTCGTCGCGACTTTATTCAATTTTAGCGCTGAACGGGTCATTGCTGTTGTGGCTGCAAAATGTTCCGAAGTCCAAAGTGCTATTGGTGTGAACTTTTCGTATTTGGCACTGCGCAATTTTTTCACTAGGTCGCCGGTATTGATACCAACAGGGCATCTGTCTGCACACAGACCTGTTGCTGCACAGGTATCGAGACCTTGATATTCGAATACTTTGTTTAACTCATCTGCCGAATCTAAAGCTCCTTGTTTGCGTCGATGCTGAAGTTCTCGATACAGAACGATGCGCTGTCTTGGCGAGAGAGTCAAAGTGCGTGATGGGCAAACAGGTTCACAAAAGCCGCATTCGATACAGCGATCAACAAGGTCATCGGCTGCAGGCATCAACTTCAAGTTGTTCAAATGTGCTTTGGGATCGTCATTAATAATTACGCCCGGGTTAAGTAACCCGTTTGGATCAAACAAGGCTTTGATTTTCTGCATGAGCGCATAGCCTTCTTTACCCCATTCGAGTTCGACGTAAGGCGCCATGTTTCTACCTGTTCCGTGCTCTGCTTTGAGAGAGCCTTGGTATTTCACCGCGACTAAATCAGCGACCTCATCCATAAAGGCACCGTATCGCTCGATTTCTTCCGGTTGTTCAAAACCTTGAGTGAAAACAAAATGCAGGTTGCCCTCAAGAGCGTGCCCGAAAATGATCGCTTCCTGATACTGATATTTATCGAACAATTGTTGAAGATCGCGAATGCCATTGGCTAGGTTCTCAATGGGGAAGGCGACATCTTCGATAATGACGGTGGTTCCTACTTCTCTTACCGCACCAACCGCAGGGAACATGCCTTTACGAATGCCCCAGAGTGTTGAGACAGTATTGGCATCAGAGGTAAAAGGAACCGATTCGATAATCTTGAAGTCTTTCAACATCTCCATCACTTGACCACATTGATGTTGAAGCGCTTTATGGTGGCTAGCGTGAGATTCAATCAGTAACGCGGCAGCTTCTAAATCAAGAGACTTGATGAAATCAGGCATACCGGCTTTGTCCGCAACTGAACGCATGGCTCGACCGTCCATCATCTCGACCGCAGCGACAGGAGATTGCTTTAGTCTAGTCACGGCTTGGCTGGCTTGTTCAATATCAGAAAATACCAACAAGGCAGAGGCTTTGTGAGTGTGTTCTATTACTGTGTTATAGGTAATCTCAGCGATAAAGCCGAGTGTGCCTTCAGAACCAATAAAGAGATGTTTTAGAATATCGATAGGGTCTTCGTAATCGACTAGTGCGTTAAGTGAATAGCCAGTCGTGTTTTTTAAACGATATTTGTATTTGATTCGCTCATGCAATGCTTGGTTTGCCAGTGTTTCGTTTCTTAGCGTTTGTAAGCCATTAACGATGTCGCTTCTATGCTGTTTAAAGGTTTCTACGCTTTTCTTATCACTGGTATCGAGAATATAACCATCGGCAAACACCACTTTCATGTTATCAACGGTTTGATAGGAGTTTTGCGCCGTACCGCAACACATACCGCTGGCATTGTTGGCTGCAATACCGCCAATTTTGCAGGTGTTGATTGAGGCCGGGTCTGGACCTATTTTTCGCTGGAAGGGTGCGAGATATTTGTTGGCATCAGCGCCGATTACTCCCGGTTGTAAGCGAATTTTTTCACCTTCATCTAGGATCTGATGCTTTCGCCAGTCATCAGTTAGGGTAATAAGCACAGAATCGGAGACTGCCTGACCAGATAAACTGGTTCCTGCAGCACGAAAAGTGAAGGGTAAACTGAGTTTCTCACAGCTTTTAATCGCGAAGACGACTTCCTCTAAGCTATTAAGGCGTAGAACGGCTTCTGGAATAAGGCGATAGAAGCTAGCATCTGTGCCGTAGGCAAGTCGCTTCGCTTCCTGAGTGATAATACGCTCTTCAGCAATCTGGCTTTTCAGTACTTCAATAAGCTGGTGATAGTGTGCTTTGTTTTTCATTTTAGTTATCTGCTTCCTAAACACTTAAGTCATCTATTACTTATCTTTCATCCATTATTTATCTACCAGAATGAGAACAATAAGTTCGCTGGGTCCGTGTGCGCCATAAGCTAATGTTTGTTGAATGTCTGCGGTTTTGGAAGGTCCCGATATTAAAAGTGCGTTGGTAGGCATATTCGAAGCCCAATTTTGCTCTTCCATTACTTCAAGGAAATGATTGTGCAGTGTAGATGCACTCATCACCGCAATATGAGACGGAGGGACTAATGACAATGTTCTTGGCTCATGCTCTGTTGGCCACAATACTAAAGCTCCCGTGTCAGCAATACCTGCGAGGACGTGTGTGATACCCACATCGACTTCATGAAACAAGGCGCTTTTCCAGTTCTCAATATCGCTTTGATATTCGATAACGTCTAGCGCTAACAAGCCTTGCTTAAAATCAGAATGCCATTCACCTTGAGTTCCAATGGCGGCGCGCTGCCACTCTTTCTCCAAGCTTAGTGCCTGAATCGTTGAAGCAATTTGTGAGCTTTCTATAGGCATGACTTGAGCGTGGCTTGCTGTCATTGCCTGACAAAATCGATCCATTTTCTCTTGTTCGCTTTTGCTTTTATCAAAGCCCCAAGGCTCAAATGCAATATCAGCTGCTTTGTGTGGTGTCGTGTTGGCTGTTTTGAGTCTTCTAAGAATGTTATCGCGAGCTGAATTCATCATTTGCCCTCACCATTGTTTGTTCTGGAAGAGATATGTTTTTTTGTAGAAGAGATGTTGTTTGTAGACGAAACGTCTTGGGTTGTTGAGTCTCGCTTTTCTTTCATCAGTTGATGCAAGGTTTTCGCTGCTGGTTTTGGCGCAGTTCGACACTGTGTCCAAGCACCGAGCTTATTCGGTATCAGAGCCTGCATCTTAGAAGTCAGTGCGGTCGCCGAATGGTAAAAAGTAGGATGAGTTGCAGCGAACGTAAAACCCGTCATTGCGACACTTTCGACATTGCTGTGCGCCGCGTTTTGTCCTTCCATTTTTCTGTTACCAGTTTTGGCTTCATGTTTTGCTTCTCTGCGTAGGCGTTGCAGCATTTCAGGAATAGGGATTCTCACTGGGCAAACTTCACCACAAGCACCACAAAGGCTTGATGCCGTGACCAAATCTTTTGTTGCCTCTAAACCGAGCAAATGAGGGGAAATGATTTTGCCGATTGGTCCCGGATAGACAGTGCCGTAAGCGTGGCCGCCAATCTTGGTGTAGACAGGACAATGATTCATACAGGCTCCGCATCGAATACATTGCAAGGTTTTACGCATTTCCTCATCTTGATAGGCTTGGCTACGTCCGTTATCGAGCAATATCAAATGCACTTCACGAGGCCCATCTTTTTCCCCTGGCTTACGTGGTGAGGTAATCATGTTGAAATAGGTTGAGATGGCTTGTCCCGTTG encodes:
- a CDS encoding FAD-binding and (Fe-S)-binding domain-containing protein, with the protein product MKNKAHYHQLIEVLKSQIAEERIITQEAKRLAYGTDASFYRLIPEAVLRLNSLEEVVFAIKSCEKLSLPFTFRAAGTSLSGQAVSDSVLITLTDDWRKHQILDEGEKIRLQPGVIGADANKYLAPFQRKIGPDPASINTCKIGGIAANNASGMCCGTAQNSYQTVDNMKVVFADGYILDTSDKKSVETFKQHRSDIVNGLQTLRNETLANQALHERIKYKYRLKNTTGYSLNALVDYEDPIDILKHLFIGSEGTLGFIAEITYNTVIEHTHKASALLVFSDIEQASQAVTRLKQSPVAAVEMMDGRAMRSVADKAGMPDFIKSLDLEAAALLIESHASHHKALQHQCGQVMEMLKDFKIIESVPFTSDANTVSTLWGIRKGMFPAVGAVREVGTTVIIEDVAFPIENLANGIRDLQQLFDKYQYQEAIIFGHALEGNLHFVFTQGFEQPEEIERYGAFMDEVADLVAVKYQGSLKAEHGTGRNMAPYVELEWGKEGYALMQKIKALFDPNGLLNPGVIINDDPKAHLNNLKLMPAADDLVDRCIECGFCEPVCPSRTLTLSPRQRIVLYRELQHRRKQGALDSADELNKVFEYQGLDTCAATGLCADRCPVGINTGDLVKKLRSAKYEKFTPIALWTSEHFAATTAMTRSALKLNKVATNILGEKSVKSIVDGTRKLTRGKTPVWLAEMPLSNGYPLAKAAGDLPQREKKVVYMPSCASRSMGQQSDAADQRPLTEVTLSILNKAGYEVVLPDELNQQCCGMPYDSKGMNDIAKDKAHQLEEVLWKATQYGQYPVLMDTSPCAKRSLELFSKPLKVYEPTGFVSQYLLEHLSITPKQETVMLHVTCSSRRMGLTNAMTNLAKACVNTVIVPEHIECCGWAGDKGFTTPELNAAAVHPLKEQVPEGCTRGFSDSRTCEIGLSHHSGITYQSILYLVDEVSRPR
- the cspE gene encoding transcription antiterminator/RNA stability regulator CspE, yielding MSNTTGTVKWFNETKGFGFIAQDNGGADVFVHFRAITAEGFKTLKEGQKVSFTVENGQKGPQAANVTVI
- the trmY gene encoding tRNA (pseudouridine(54)-N(1))-methyltransferase TrmY encodes the protein MRTFVLRARSAPTDSQKLQAEVGGKAHAEILAHGIMNAIFTAQSHREDAVIHLVLESTQDFSRTITIDANTISDIGGFHESALIALLVKALDKSLGMTKEQIREVQAGLTVQTISFEALVTKLADSHSMYMMDKKGESIRTIEIGPNPCFLLTDHIPMPKKTGNSLKRLGVEKLSLGPKMLFASQCITLIHNELDMRE
- a CDS encoding methyl-accepting chemotaxis protein, which gives rise to MRINQPITQKEVLYPPHYNLLSITKPSSHITYASDEFCKVAGYRLEEMVGQPHNLVRHPDMPEAAFQDMWSHLKKGHSWMGIVKNRTKSGDHYWVDAFASPIIENGKTIEYQSVRLSPNREHVENAEKVYAQIRANKTPWQLKMPRTRLWQRMTVGFIGAAIISAAVNYFLSGFGVPVMFFLSVITSYVLTRRLEKVAETARKVFDNPLMELVYNKRIDDISEIQLALKMRQSELNAVVGRIQDSNLQLVEAAKASSTNCNHTADNLDGQARETEQVATAITEMNSTANEIANNAQAASAVANNAQTAANEGVDSVADTVNSIVQLAKQLDSATSVIEKLSAQSATIGQVIEVIQSVSEQTNLLALNAAIEAARAGEQGRGFAVVADEVRKLAQRSSESSEEIQNIVQSIQNSTREAVDTISHGNVLSQNCVNSANHSGDKLKALLAQMADIAQRNEHIATAVDEMARVTESMNASVQSISDGSTATLLLANDTHKQCKALVTNLDSQGALVKQFRRL
- a CDS encoding GFA family protein — encoded protein: MDHLNSEDILTGHCHCGNITLKIPHLSKTATECNCSICSRYAAIWGYFKDSEVKIITKENNVGDYSWGDKDIIFHHCTNCGCITHYSSANKSNSERVAVNYRMFNPTILTTIKIRHFDGAVSWTYID